gaatggtgatacaaaatcctgcataatggcgaagttggattttatattactattttagaaatgctactttttctctacactcaaatccttatGTGTCTCCAGTCCCTGTCTGGCTAGATTTAGTTGGCAGCTCcgttgtgtattcactcagacaaccccaaacacaggatgctcagtcacacttgcacacacctgcatattgaatgggtcttcctgggctgggagggtggagggcctgacacttacatgtcaaaggacagtagcctgccctcacacaaggactgccacaccccctactgggaccttggcagacaggatggaactgaaaggggactttgtgcactgctaagccactttttgaagtctcccccacttcgaaggcacatttggttatttaagcagggtctctgaccctaccaacgcagacacttctgaggtagacacttctacttcacagacacttcctggagaagaaaccctgaaccagaacctgcaacctgccaagaagaactgcctggctgcccaaagaaatcacctagactgcttttctgagaaggactgctgccttgctgttgccctgctgccttgctgctctctggctgtgctgagaagtgcgctccaagggcttagatagagcttgccaccTGATCCTTTAAGTCTCGGGACCACAAAGACtttatcctgcaaagaactccttgtacgGCGACAATtggcgcacagcctgccagaaacaacgcacagcctgcattgaggtgagaaagtcactgcacgccgaaccggatcgacgcagccccgcTCCCTGAGTCGgggtcgacgcagcaccagcgttgcgactgggACTTCAACACACATTCCACTGGATTTacacatagccgagccggaacgacatagcccgacttcctgagaagaatcgacCCAGcgtctgccgtgtgacagaaatttccccgcatcgcccaccgaatcgacacagctcctgtgacttcgtcctgcatgcccaggatttctctgcatcgtccccggggcgtccgaatacCCTGCAATCCGAAGAGTATCCAAGTTAGCGTGCCAGAAATTGGCACAAGGCGTtctctgcatggaaaataaacatcgCATCTTCTGTGTGTGGCCGGAGACATTGACGTACagctccccattttccatgcatctcctcctctgcggtcccttgtggaaaatttgaacgcaaaccaggtactttgtgcttgcaagagacactggtTGCTTTTTAAAggactaaagacacttgatattatttttacagtggtatctcaatgtatacttattgaatcttaatcgttttgacctgcatcttaccagataaatatatatttttctaaacactgtgtgctgtatttttgtggtgctctaccgtgttattgcatgatttattgcacacatactttacacattgccttctaagttaaggctgactgctcagtgccaagctaccagagggtgggcacaggataatttggattgtgtgtgacataccctgactagagtgagggtccttgcttggacagggggtaacctgactgccaaacgaagaccccatttcaaacatgacccatttgtctgccttctttcacagttcttggggagaggtcagatctgagtctaccaagtattggtgtaacaaatcagacacacagttattcaaaatatgctttctcagaatcagattgtataggccctcataatcagacactttactgccatgcaaccagccttcgaaagctttaacagaacagtccacaaggtCTATCCAATCATGTGAGgaatcttttctggtttctctgaacttaattctatattgttcagtggttagggcaaatccatccaagagtgcagttttaagaataccatagttgtctgaatcttcttctctgacagtgagaagtctaaccctccccttgtcagaaaaggacaaccacagaatagtatcccactacctttgagggaccctctgaactttgcaggccctctctagtgcagcaacccacttataaatatcatcccccaccttgtattggggaacaattttgtgcagatttTTAGAGTCAATGGTGTCTTCCCTaactccataactcctgaaactgctgctgctgccacctcggGGACCtacccccaacccctgcctttcactTTCCatagccaaggcctccctatctagagcTAGCTGTTGCTTCTGcatcttcagcctggcctcttccagtctcagtttcctgagctccctgtctatggAGTCAGTTGAATtatgggatccctcagaaactgaggtgatatgagaatgagcagaggtagatctttccaaAACGTTTGAGACTTCAGTCACATGACCTTCTCGGTGTGAAGGTAGCCCTACCTGAATGACTactcctcccactaccagctacactagtaggTCTGCTAGGTGGAAGATCTTTGTAAAAGCCCTCGCAGAATCTGAAGGATTATTCTCTGATTCTAAGGGGTTAGAATCTCCCTCGTCTACCTGGTTATcagcatgttcctggtcatcctgaaggagaaCTCTTACTGGGGTTCTTTCCTACATCTAGGCTTCTGTCTGAGCAAagtcccttcaattccttgaaggtcatgacctcatagggagtacacatgacctcagagctaggcccagcagtagacatgatgtaagtgtgtgttagtgtagtgtaTGAGAACATAACCCACCCAActtctagtctcttggaaaggaaaggaagagactagaaccctgtactaggtatatgtgtatagctctaggtacagagaattcttttctgtggaaagcaccggtgaaaGAGTGATaatgcaattgcaagtacttatcctaccgctgcaccaccaatgtaggaggttggcctggtttgtagtgggtacctaaggtacttacgccttataccacatctagtaatcccttattagtgaaatgcagacagtatctagaagccaggccaggctctctaggggtagcgttgatgagcagccaaggcctaactaggagacatgcaaagctcatgcaataccactgtagtcacacagtactcacactcatgaaagaaaatacctaagagagagaccttaaatcgccctaaaggggggattggtcagctacacagggaagcacctatcagggaagggctctggcgtcatctgctggcactggccactcagatgctccccgagTGCCCTGCCAGTTtataatccaagatggcaaaacccagggacactctggaggagctctgagcgccacccctggggtggtaatggacaggggagtggaaaactcccctttcctttgtccagttttgcgccagagcagggacttggggtccctgaacatgtgtagactggattatgcaaggaaggcaccatctgtggcacccaggggtagtgatggacaggggagtggaaaactccccttttctttgtccagtttcgcaccagagcagggactgggggtccctgaacccgggtagactggattatgcaaggaaggcaccatctgtgcccttctaagcatttctagaggcttgagaaggctacccctcctaagcctgtaacacctatttccaaaggggagagagtgaaacacccctctcccaaaagaaatcctttgtcctgccttcctgggcttgagctgctcatgaaccaggagggcagaaacctgtctgagaagtggcagcatctggggctgcctggaaaaccttagaagacTGGAATGGCACTAGTGGGGGTCTTCTaacgagcccccagagtgcatggaatcatacaaccaaagcttgcaaaagcattggggtataattccaacatgtttgataccaaacatgcctatgttcggagttaccattatgtagctggacataggtagtgacctatgtccagtacgtgtgtaaaatggcatccctgcactcacgaagtcgaGGAAAATGACTGTGGAGGCCGTGGGggcccctctgctagtgcaggggtcccctcacacacaggtagtctgcaccctgccctcagggctgaagggcctgctataggggtgacttataagtgacctggtgcagtgtaaatggcagtgaaatggtgcatgcaccttttcactcaggctgcaatggcagtcctgcagaagcctttgcatgggctccctatgggtggcaaaagaaatgctgcagcccataggcctcccctggaatcccaatgccctgggtacctaggtaccatatactagggacttacaagggggcaccagtatgcacattgtgggtgaaatactgggttaccagtatggagTGACAACatgtagaggagagagcataatccctagggtcctggttagcaagatcccagtgaacatagtcaacacactgacatcagtcagtgagtgggtaaccatgccaaaaagagggtactttcctaaacaaccccccccccccaatgagggacaataaggctaaccctgcccagatgagtcttcattgtttaagtggaaatatctggtgagtccatctgcattggagtggttactcccaggtctatgttccactgtaaagttcatCCCCTGCAGGGTAATGGAgatcctcaacaatttagggttttgtcctttcatttgttttagccatgagtggtttgtggtcggtttgaacaatgaagtgagtcccaaagaggtattgtctcatcttcttcaaggcccagaccacaacaaaggcctccttctctatagctgaccaacgcttttctctagggggtcaaccttctactgattGAAgctagacagtcaaacacactgacatcaggcagaaaatgggggtaaccatgccaaaaagagggcactttcctacaactggccctaccctcaggggggcagaactctgtctaaggtggctgcactgtTTTTGACCAGTCAGGGCCCATGCTAGGAGTTGGTAGGGTTTgcagagggatgacttacatatattgcatgcattgtaagaagacaggacacacaggctgtgtgccatgctgtgttttcGTATTAGGTCTGCACCACGGCCCTCAGCCTGCAAAAGTAGCACTGTGTGCccttagtgaggggtccctgaggatggcacaattcatgctgcatccTTCAGtgaccttcctttagtaccccatgccctaggtaccaggagtatcatttactagggacttataatagtAGCTAAACatctgccaattgggaaaaactattgtgaagttttagggaaagagatatggcactggggacctgtttagcagggacccagtaaaCTTTCAGTTGAAATGGCgctagaaaccaggcaaaaagtggggggtgaccgtgtcaaaagaggcactttcctaaacACCAGTGTAAGAAACTGGTGGCACTGGTGGCACTGAGAAAACTAGGGTAGCCTAATGAGATCAAGGTGTGTGCTTTACACTTATGTATGCATAGGTACTGGCGCCATACCCAGAACCTATGCATACCGACTGCATCACGCCAAGCGGTCCAAGTGACAGCACCTCAAAAACAGAGAGCCGGACCTATGTCACACACAGAGCCTTATGCGTAcaatctgtgtcacgcccagcagtccaagcgaCGAGCAACCTAAAAACGATGTATTACACCGAGTGGGTCAAGCGTACTGGCTGTGTTACGCCCAACTGTCCAAGCGATCCCTCTTCCTGGCGCTGACAATCAAGAGTGACTTTCGCTGATTATGCTTTATCCTAGTTTGCCTCATGCCAAATGCTAGgtctaaggctctgatgtagtctcttaccttCTGACGGCGGCTGCAGGACAGACTGCCGccctgtggattcagcagaacttccaatcaattgtggTGTCTATTCACCTTTCTTGTTGTGCAAATGTGACTCCCTCCAGGCGGGGTCCCCTTCCTTTTGTCGCAGTAAGGTCCCAAGAGCCAATCAGCACCTGGCTGGTTTGCCAAAATGTTGCCCGAATAAAACTTTTTCTCAAAAACAATAGACAAGAggtatctggcaaaacaggaaacagttcGTTTAATTAAACATTTTGGATGGGAGAGgagttacagaaccggggtctgaggaaTGTCTCTCCTAGTACATTGAATTCATACGGGTTTTTTACATTTCTCTGGGTGCAATAAAGTCATAAAAAACGAACATACGTCACAGAGTCATAGATAAAATTCAAGATAGGGAAAGCATTGGGGCCTCAACCTGGCATGCACACAATGTGGGTCAGggagtacgtgtccagatgtccagcctaaggggcatgtggtcacggcgtgtgctgtgttctgatgggctaagtgtacctaactatgtGTGGCATGGGACTTTATGGTGGTTTGGTAATGCATGCATCCCTCTGGCCATATATGCTTTGAGGCTTATCTCCGGGGCtaattgtagtgttgctgcctatctgtgggatctgtttCAAGTTTTCATGTTTGTGTATTTGGCTGTtgactaagtgttaccccacctgtgaccagtcattaaccttcaggcctggatTGCAGCGCGAGTCTCACCATGTATTACGTGGGGTTGATGGAGAGTACACGATGGGGCAATCTAACATTGATGCGAATTTGTATATGATGATGTACCATTTGTGTATAAGAATGTCTTGTTCTCATGCGCATCGTTATTAATCAGTCCAATATTAACAGACAGTGCCAATTATTTTATTCCTTTTGGATAAAAAGTCTTAGACAGACACTTCAGGAATTTACTTACCGGGCATTGTTTAAACTAAGAGAAAtcgatgccaaagaatgcagcactcttagtctgaggaattaatttattaaggcactccccagatatcaaataaaagcacacgtgtttgaaagtggattattggtatgggcaggtaagtacctagacttagcaataggccactaaccgcccactaggtccagtcaggtctcagtaagttAATCCCCGCTcatcacttggtagcttggcaacgagtgacaaggcttaacttaggagacaggtgtgtaaagcatttaatatcaacaaaacagtaaataagtaaaacacaaggcacaataaaaatccatcatcaatttataaaaatagattatatttttatctttaaaatgacaccataacaacaaaaatccaatgtagggaaccggagatatgaatttttgaagatgaacagtaattctagcacttagaagcaaacagcgctcaaagggttaaaaaaggtcacactggacagggacaaagtccagaggtcAGGCCACCCACAATGGAACACTGTTACTCTcataagtgtttcttgatacaggaaagtggtccatagcaccagccaaggtttcagaggctctgggttgactcttggggtctgggacttcaactcccacaatgcacctctccaACTTGTGGAGcagtttacaacagttgctccaaatgccTCTGTAtgtcttgatcttcttccagaggtcctttttagatccttgaagtgtccacaacatgatccaaggttccaaaagctctgagttgcttcttgggagttgggagtcctcaaatggccactggacactggtcagcggggctcttcttggaggacttgatgcaggggacactaggcagctcctttgtacctgtagcttacagggagtccacttctggagtcgcagaagtaaggcaaagtcatttatttgttgaagcccaaagtgtgcagctggtgaggTCCTTGTGAATGCAGTGTCCACGTccaggccaggagtccagcagggcagtgcttcttctccagtatcttcttccagcagggatctgagctgtgggtgcagctctgccatatttatccttgatcctgggatTAAAAGTAGGGGGCCCCGACTGTCCAATCACCGGCAAGCCACTTTCCCcttggatgatcacttcctgggaagtgtggcaaaagtaaatcccaggaagcaacattcttcaaaaatccaacatggctgaaagtgatttgtggaggttagatctggctgagcccacccactagtgtggctaaaaatcctaaacacacctctctcctgccctctcctaatctaattacgtgggcacctaattgtctggggttacaggaaatgggggagggcctGAGCTGCTCCAAACGTCCCTCCATGCCTTAGAAGACAcgtttggctgctctcctccatctgtttcaccatctgctgaggcagatctcctcccccaggcacattgttTGTGTTCAgcaaaggccacttcacacctcatcaaggcagcctggccgggctgccagaggctggccaatcagggaaggCCCTACatggctgaagctggcaactttcaggtagagttttaaaactttttccatgatctagttatattaaacccaacaaGGACAAATTGTGGGCTTTATtgtaacaattagtttgataccaaactaaagGTATCTGTCTCCTATGTGgactttttaattaaaataaagtctagcCTATTgaggtcattcactacagtgagggaaaaacaaatgtggatgTTTTACCTCACCCGGGCTTATACAttattttataaggtctctgcttatagttacatggcacccaatcctaggggcacataggacacaccataggagtgacgtatatgtaaaaataaggttgtttaagactttggaagtatttttaattccaaaattgaatttgcgtagaactttagtttaaaagaagccagcaaggcaggcttgcctttaaaatgatactggcacctcagcagtgcacaaatgggtgcactacttatgctggagtccctaaacctacatgccctgccatatactagggacttataggtaggttgcaactgccaattataattagcctattttgcatatccactttacacaaagcactggccctggtACCGGTAAGcattacccagggcacagtcaagagtcagtagccaccagtatTTGTCCAAAAGTTTTGgcagtgaccagggcaaaaaggaggactttcctacaaaacaaatatatgaaaataagcatctaaCTCAATTGAAGTGAAACGTGTTTACACAAGAAGAATCAGGTCTGTTAAAACAATCACAAACAGagatgtgcaatgcatcaacagtgaaGATATATGTGTATGCGCTAAATAATTAAATGTTAAAATGCTTCACCATGAGGGGGTAAATTCTTCATCCTAGCCAGCACCGTGACCGTGGAGCCCACTGACGGTCAAGGCAAGAGACCAGACATAGTATCAAAAATATCTGTGGGGCAGCGTGTAcactccacaggtgagttcctatTTTGATGCCCAGTCCCCGTCTATTatacattaaacaagcaagaagagCATTCTAGAATGCCCTCCCCTCGGTTAAGAAAATCAAGTTTCGCCTGTGcttggtctgtgtcgaaaacacaCAAGAAGAACTGCCCGGGCCCCaaagcgcattccagagacagagctggacctttccctgatgaaaacattcccagcctgATATTCTGTTATCATGTCCACATCCTCCATAATGTGTTTCAACACGGTAtgaccctgctctggtgagaaaagcaaaaacacctTCTGTGTGAAAAACAAGCTCAGTGTGGAAAAACCCTGTGCCACCGATGTGACGCGACTgaagctaaacacaaaatggagtcaatggtcaagacgaagtcggtggtcaaatacacatagcaatTCACTGGGCAAAATATCTACCTTGAGAATGGCCACTGACTATGATTCGTATGATATAAACAGTCAAGCAACAAGTGTATGGGAAATTGAATACAACTGTATGATCAAATATATTGACTGAATAGAAACTGTACTTAACAGTGGTCACAGAAAACCAATGATAAAACTTGTTTGAGAAAGGAAGGAACATCACTAGGGAGTTAAAGAGTCAATGTCAGCGAGAAATAGCTAATGATGGAAATTTGCACTTGAAGGGTCAACTTTGAGATTAAAAATGGATATAACTATAGTTACAAATGTGAAAATGTAAAACATCAAGAATATCAGTTGTGTAGTAGAATATTCCACATGTGAAGTCCTTTGGCACCTGAAAAGGCATAGGCTATGCTAAATGAAAAACATACATAAACATGAATAAGTAGAGGTAGCAGGTTTTTCTTTGAAGCAGAGTTTGCTTGTATGCCGTAGATTAAGGTATCGTGTGTAGTGCCTTCATCCAGGTCTCCCTTATTTCCTTGTTCCGCAATGTGTATATGATGGGATTGAGCAGCGGAGTTGCGACAGAGTAGAGCAGGGACAAGGCTTTTCTTACGTTAATGGAGCTTTCAGTTTTTGGGGTGGAATAAATTGCAATAAGAGGGCCAAAATATGTACTGACCACTGCAAGGTGAGAGCTGCAGGTGGAGAATGCTTTATGCTTCCCAGTGGCTGATGGGATTCTCAAGATGGCCGACATGATGTAAACATAGGACAAGATAATTAGCAGAAAAGGAATTGATAAAACTAGAAAAGACATGATAAAAACATACACTTCAATGTAAGAGGTTTCTGAACAGACTGTTTTCAGAAGGGGAGCAAAGTCACAGAAAAAGTGGTCTATTACTTTTTCACCTGAGAATCGTAATCTTTGCAGTAGGATTACTGTAACAAAGGGTGGTGTAAAGCCCCCAACCCAAGCACCAGCAAGTAGCTTAACACAAATTGCCCGGTCCATGAGAGTGCTATAATGCAGGGGGAAGCAAATGGCAGTGTACCTGTCGTAAGCCATGACTGTTAGAAGGAAGCACTCACTAGACAACAAGGAAATAAAGAAATAGAACTGCATGAGGCAACCAGCGAAGGAAATTGAGCTGCTGTCTGCCATTAAACCCGAGAGCATAATGGGAGCTGTGCTTGTGGAGTAGCAGACTTCAAGGAACGAGAAATTGCCCAGAAAGAAGAACATGGGGGAGTGGAGGCGTTCACTAACGGATACCGTGACAACAATGAGGCTATTACCAATGACAGTTAACACATAGATGGTGACGAACAGCAGGAAGAGGAGGGGCTTCAGTTCAGGAATGACGTGGAGTCCCAGGAGAAGGAATTCATTGCCACTTGTAATATTTTCTGCACACATTGTAGGAACCATGATTAGCTTCTGCAAAAGCAAGAAGTAAAATTTTAAACAATTGAATTCCCGAAATAATAATAGAAATGAAGGCATTGTCTTTTAGACTGAACAAAATATGTGGAAGCAAGACCTTACACATGACCCTTGTGTTTTCATTACCACACTCTCTGATCTTTAGTAATACCTTTTGGTGAAAACTAAGTGCACTAATAATGGCAGCAATTCACACTGCATCACCTTccataatatgcatttataaggtGATTGTTCTCACTCTAACTTAGGGTAAACCAACAGCAGTGCTGAGTCTTCTTGACCCATATTATAGATAGGGAGCATTCTCCCTCTTTGCCTCAGAGCACACCTTTGAGCAGGTGTGCGATGTGCACAAAGGGACAGTTAACACAGGACAATTAATATGCTGTCGTCAGGGCAGCCACAAGCCTTTGCTTGCCATGGGggcgtacctcaaggctctatCCAGATATATGCACATCCACCTCACCTACGGCATACTCCATCTAGATATATCACCCTTAGGCCTGTGACATACCTCTATGCTCCATCCAGATCTATGCACATCCCCTGATCTGTAGCATACCTCTAGGATCTTTCCAGAACTATGCACATCCCTGACCTGAAGCATAACTCTAGGCTCCATTCATATCCGTGCATATGCACCTGACCTGTGGTGTATCTCAAAGATCCATGGTGTAGCAACTCATACTCAACCATTACAGTGAACCGTTTGGTAACCGCCTCATTGCCTTCAACATCAATATCCACCAATATGCTCAAGACATGTTGTGTAATTTGCCTATACATCTTTCAAGCCTGGTTGTCAAATCCAAACTTTAGCTAGACCCTAACTCAAAGTTTATCTTCAAGGAAAACAGATAAACCAAGTACAAACGTTCCTCACTGCAGACATTTATAGACTCATTCCTCACCTCTAAATAACATGTTTTAGATTTCAGTAGCATGCACAACTTCAAATCCCACATCACTAAGAAAACTCTGATCATGATTTAGAGTTTTGGCAGCTGGGCTTACTCTGTTACAAAGGTTGtggatatccagtccaccatattatgattccataatagcctatggaaatcgtaacacggtgaacagaatatccgtcacatttgtgacggagtaagccatccgccaaactataaatcaggcacgCTATCATCATAGCACTTGCAGTCGCTGCACGCAGAATTATTTCATGCACTCTGGAGCCAAACTGCAAAACCAGCATTCCTGGTTTTCACCTACTGGGATGACTTGACATCCCTGCCCACCTGTTACCTCTGAAGTGCATCCTACACACAGATGTCTTATTTAACAATGAACTATGAAGGTAAGACAGAAACACACCCAAGCTTCTTGCAACACTTGCCTGACCGCATCACTGATATGATCATCATCCTTGCAGAACTCCCCACCACCCTTCTCCAACTTGTTGCAAAGCCACTAGAAAAAGCCAACTCTTTTCCCTACTAATAGCTGGATCTCTGTCTTCAACCAAACTTTGGAGATGTCTCCCACACTTACCTGAACAGCTGCACCTCCACCAGTCCTGCTCAAAGCAACACCCAGCAGTCTCCTCTTCCTCAGTGACCTGGAAGGtaaaagcaaagacaaaaccaaaataATGATCAATATCTTACCCTGAGCAACAATGCAGCGTACAATACAGGAACTAGAACAGAGAATCTAAAAAAAACTCACCAACCTCTAAAATAGTCCAGGAGCTTCTATTACAAGCAAAAGAACTTGAAGACATACTCAATGCAGTCACAGGGAAAAGCAATA
This portion of the Pleurodeles waltl isolate 20211129_DDA chromosome 12, aPleWal1.hap1.20221129, whole genome shotgun sequence genome encodes:
- the LOC138267295 gene encoding olfactory receptor 6F1-like codes for the protein MEPLAAQARAATWYQGLQQGARCHTISLYADDLLLFLQTTGLEMEGARNLLALFGRLTGLRVSCQKSFLSLLSVSCDPPGEMWNAKLKGVALYMKPKHQAQLRVCSSKDIAGLPERSLRKRRLLGVALSRTGGGAAVQKLIMVPTMCAENITSGNEFLLLGLHVIPELKPLLFLLFVTIYVLTVIGNSLIVVTVSVSERLHSPMFFFLGNFSFLEVCYSTSTAPIMLSGLMADSSSISFAGCLMQFYFFISLLSSECFLLTVMAYDRYTAICFPLHYSTLMDRAICVKLLAGAWVGGFTPPFVTVILLQRLRFSGEKVIDHFFCDFAPLLKTVCSETSYIEVYVFIMSFLVLSIPFLLIILSYVYIMSAILRIPSATGKHKAFSTCSSHLAVVSTYFGPLIAIYSTPKTESSINVRKALSLLYSVATPLLNPIIYTLRNKEIRETWMKALHTIP